One Aegilops tauschii subsp. strangulata cultivar AL8/78 chromosome 2, Aet v6.0, whole genome shotgun sequence genomic window, AAGTTAACTACCCGCCGTTATTAAAATATGATCCGTTTGGCATACGAGTGCAGTATGTCATGATTTCTTGTTTGGATAGACAATTCCTTGCTTGTCCCGTCTAGACTTCAATTTATGCCCTAGACGAAGTGTTTGGCTATTGCCTAGCGGAGCGTGCCTAAACGCCTCCTAAACACTGCTTTTTCCAATAGAGGGTGCTTCAAATAACAAGTTAAGGAGTCGATTGGACTTGATGCAATCCAGACCATCTAATCGGATCATGAGCAGGTTTGCAGCTAGGAAAAGGGATCTGCCTAATCATTGTCGGCAGATCTAACATGAAGTTCGTGGAGCAGCCGGTGCCCACTGTTTTGTTTTCTGAACCATCCATGTGCAGAGTACTACGGACGAGCAATAACTGATGGAGTGGCATCTTCTTTATAATAAGGACGACCAACGGTAGTAAAAATCAGCACCAGGACAAGCAGCTAGCATCTCGCTCTCACCGCGGATGGAGTCGTTCACCAACACTGCCCCCACGCCACCCAAAGCGCCGCAGCGGCCGCACGTCGTGCTTCTGCCCAGCCCCGGCGCCGGCCACCTCATTCCAATGGCCGAGCTGGCGCGGCGGCTCGTGGAGCTCGGCTTCTCGGCCACGATCCTCACCTTCACCAATCTCTCTGCCCCAGTAGATGCAGATCGGCTCACCCCGTGCCTCCCGGCCTCCGTTGCCGTCGCCGCGCTCCCCGCCGTCCAGATGGACGACCTCCCCGCCAACGTCCACGAGGGCAGAGTGCTCGCGGAGCTCGCCCGCCGCTCCCTCCCCAACATCCGCACCCTCGTTCACTCCATCAACTCCACCACCCTGCTCGCCGCAGTCGTGCTGGACTTCCTCTGCCCCATGGCGCTGCCCATCGCCGCCGAGCTCGGCGTCCCCGGATACATCTTCTTCCCTAGCAACCTGGCCATGGTCGCCCTCACGCGCCACATCGTCGAGCTCCACGAGGGCGCCGCCCCGGGCGAGTACCGCGACGTCGCGGTGCCTCTCGAGCTTCCCGGCGGCGTGTCGCTGTGCGGCGCCGACATCCCGGACGCGTTCCGCGCCAGTTTCACGAACCCGCGTTACGCGAAACTTGTCGAGTTGGTCCGGAGCTATCGCCTCGCCGATGGCATACTGGTGAACACGTTCTACGAGATGGAACTTGGCACCGCGGAAGCCTTCAAGCGGCTGGAGCAAGCTGCGGGCGCGTTCTTCTTCCCGCCGGTCTTCCCGGTGGGGCCATTCGTCCGGCGGCCAGATCCCGACGAAGCCGCCGCGGGCGCGTCGTCGCCATGCTTGGAGTGGCTTGATCGTCAGCCGGTCGGCTCCGTCGTGTACGTCGCCTTCGGGAGCGGCGGAGCACTTCCCGTGGAGCagacggccgagctcgcggccggGCTGGAGGCGAGCGGCCAAAGGTTTCTTTGGGTCGTGCGGATGCCAAGCCTCGACGGCGGCAACGGCCATTGCCGCGGCGACGGAGACTATGACGATCCATTGACGTGGCTCCCTAAGGGCTTCTTGGAGAGGACGAGAGGCAGGGGCCTAGCCGTGGCGGCGTGGGCGCCTCAGGTGCGCGTGCTGTCCCACCCCGCGACCGCCGTCTTCGTGTCACACTGCGGATGGAACTCGACGCTGGAGAGCGTGGGGTGCGGTGTGCCGATGCTCGCGTGGCCGCTGTACGCGGAGCAGGGGATGAACGCCGTTATCCTGGAAGAGAAGCTCGGGGTGGCCCTGCGGGTGCCGCCAGCGCGCGAGGACGATCGATGCTTGGTGACGCGCCACGAGATCGCCACCGCCGTGAAGGAGCTCGTGGAGGGGGGCCAAAAGTTGCGGCGCCGGGCCGAGAGCCTGCAGAAAGCGGCAGCAGGTGCGTGGTCACCAGAGGGGCCGTCGCGCCGGGCGCTCGAGGAGGTCGCCGTCAAGTTGAAGGCGGCGCTTGGCAGAGAGAAGTGACGCGGCTCCCCTGACGTGCCGTTAGCACACTGACATCGGGACCAGGCCCACGCGTCGGTGGCTTCATGTCAGGGTGCAGTACGCGAGAGAAGAGAAATAACAATTGCATGAGTGAATAGCATAAAACCATCATATTTACGTCATGTGTTTTGTTTTCAATTTAGCTAAATGTCAATTGACTGATTTTGAAATAGGGTCAGTCCGTTTTCGAGAGTTGGCCGGAGTGAGCCGGAAataaggaaggagaaggaaggggcTCGCCGGACGGTTACTCcagtatctatcttagggttcagggtgagGACGGTGGTGGACGGAAGTTGTGGGGGCGGTGGTGCACTTCGCCGGAGAAAAAACCTAAACACGGgcgggcctagagggatggccgggggcgACGGTGGGGGCGGTGttggggagggcggggcggcgaggctgCGCAGGAGCACCGCCAGCCGCGGGTGGTGGTCACAGGCGGTTCGGCCGGCGGCCCGGGCGGCGGTCCGGAGAAAGAGAAAAGATGGAGGTAGAAGAAAGGCCGGGCGTCGTTTAATGTCGATCTGACGTTTAAAAATTCGACTGACCCAATTTGAGTCGACTGAAATGTAGCCTCGCCTTTTTGTTTTACCAGCACTCTAGGTTATTGCTACTAAAATCTATCCATTTCCGTATAATTTTCGCTTCGCAATAAACACCGATGACCGATTTTTTTTGATCGGTTGGGTGCTGACATGGCATACAACAATCAATACCATTTGGCGACTGTTAATTGGACTTGGGGCCCACCCATCACATGTGGAGCCAGGTCGAAGCCGCTCAACTTAGTCAAACTAATCCTGTAATTAAGCATTAACCCCAAATAAAATTAACTTAATCCTATGACTACATTGTTTGGGCACATATGGCAGTAGTATCGGGGTGGATTAACTAGGTCATTAACTTCTTAGAACTAGAGCTTTGTTTCTTATGCTCCTGACAATGCCAAAATCTAGTTCAGTTCAGCTAGGGCGCATTTGATTGCTTTCGCTCTGCAGCCTGGCTAGTGGAGCCTGGCTCAACGGAGGCTGGTTGAGAAAATACAGGTGAAAAACTAACATCCGCATATTGTTTGGTCACTTACATCTAGTCCCTCTTGCATTTGGGGAGTAATTTTGGCATAGCGTTTGGTGTTCTGCATTAACTTGGATCATGCAACTACGCGATGTTTGATGGTATACACGGGATATGATTAAGAGCTAACACTTAGAGGGTGTTTGGTTACAGGGACTTAAAAAAGTCCCTTTAAGTCTCATCTAAACCAAACATGAGGGACTTATAGGGActtaaagtgggcatttgggattTATGAAATAAGACTCTCAAGAAGGGACTTATAGTTGTAATTTGGTCTTTTAGTCCATGTTAAGGCCCAGGAACCAAACAGGTAGGGACTTGGGACTTATaagttgggactaaaaaaagtcctaggacttatgaaccaaacagggccttacaCTTAACACACAGAGTTGCACTGTGACTCGCGACCGCGGTGGGTGGTGACCGCGGCACCGCGTCCGACATGATGAGCACGGAGTCTCGGGCAAGCGTTCTTGCCGGCGCCATGGAGAACTAGTTGCTAGCGTCGCCACCACAGAGAAAGTCCGTGCGGAGGAGCGCCGAGGTAGAGGACGGGGAGGAGAAATGCAGCGCGTGTCGGACCATGGTGACTACGGTGGATGGTGGCCGTGGCGCTGCGTTCGACACAACGAGCACAGAGTCGTGGGCGAGCGACCCTGTCGGCGGTGCAGCATACTAGTTACTAGCGTTGTCGCCGCAGAGAAAGTCTGCACGGAGATAGAGGACAGAGAAGGAGAAATGCAATGCGCGCGCCATGGCAGCGTCAGTGCAGTAGGACGAGAGAGAGGAggctgtaacgcccggataataaagctacagtaatcccctgttaatgatgccatgtcatcattTTCACTGTTGCTAAATCCCCCTTGTATTCAAtccggttcaaattcaaattcaaattaaagtcAAATTTCAAAATTCTGAAACATGCAAACTAAAAAGTTCATAGTGTAGcatatactccctccggtccttttacTCTTCATATTAGGTTTGTCCGAAGTCAATCTCATccaactttgaccaagtttatataaACAATTATAGACATTCACACAACAACACCAATATCATTATATTCATCTTGGAATATATTTTCATATTATATTTATTAGATATTATAGAAGCTAATAATTTctaatataaatttggtcaaacttagCAAAGTTTGACTTTCGGCAAATCCAATGTGcagagtaaaaaggaccggagggagtattcCATAACTAATTATGGTGGTGAGCCAACATTTTTATAAAGTGGTTTAAtgccctaaactaattaaaacagtGCTAGAACAACATATTTAAATGCCATCCCATTTATGACAAATTCAAACAAACTCAAAAGCCTCCCTAACTTTTGTGGTAGTACCAAATATTGCAATGTATTTATGTGGCCAAGTTCCACATTTTTACAAAGACCAATTGGCACGTCAAAATATTGCAAACAGATTCTGCAAAcagaataaaaagaaaataaaaagaaaaggccTAACTACTATGTGTTAATGGGCTCTAGTGCCATTATGCACTTTGGCCCGTCTAACAACTTTGGCCCAGCCCAACCCCCACACCCGCGGTCGATCCCCTCCCCTCACTGTGCCTCCGACCCGTCGCTACAGGGGCAAGACCCCGCCGGATCACCTCGCCGCGCGGCGCCCCGAGGGGATAAGGCCGAGCCCCCTCGGCCTCCTCAGGATCCACCACCCCCCTCCCCCGCGCAGATATTTCCCTCTCTCCCTCGGTCACTCCCTCTCCCTAGATCCCTTTCTCCCTCGCCCCATCAAGCGCGTTCGCCGTCGGCCACCTCGCCTCGACGTGGCCACCGCCCTCCCTGCGCCAAGCCGACGTGCCCACGAGCTCCACCTCGTCCTCCGCTCCTTCTCCGTCGAACCACGGGACCCAAAGCGCTCCACAACGCCGACGACAGCATCATCTTCCACCTTCGGACGCGTCGGAGCTCGCCGTCGACCCACGCCGCCCCGAGCACCTCGAGTCGTCCCCGGGCCTTTTCTGCAACGGCCGTGAGCCCTCGatcctcctccctctctccccggCCTCTCCTCGTAGCCGTAGCTCGCCCCCGACGCACTCGCGCTTCCGCCGCTGTGGTCGAGCTCGCCGGCATGGCCCCTGTGGCCGCAGCCCGCACCCGAGCCCGCTTGCGTGCTCCGTACCTCCGGCCGCACCCAACGCACGCGCTCGCTCACCCCCACTACCCCGGTCCGTCCCGACGCGCCGCGTCCACCCCTGCGCCCGCCGTGCGTGTGTcccgctgctgctgctctggtGGCCTACTACTGCTGCTAGTGCCGCCCCTCGCGCCGCGTGCGCCTGCTGCCGCGGACACCGCCGCTTGCCGCTATTGCCCACGGCCACTGCCGCAGCCCCACGACACTGCTGCCCCCTGCAGGTCGCCACGTCTCGCTGCagtcgccgcctcgcctgcccCTGGCCGCGCGGACGTTGCTCTCTTCTGCTGGCCCATCCGTGCGCACGCTTGCGCAGGCCCGCGCGTGCAGGCCATGCCCCACACCCACGCCGCTGGCTCGCCGGCCATGCCCGGGGCATGCCCTGCTGCTTCTTGCTGCCCGCCGCCTTGCCGTAGCTCCCCGCCCGTGACCTGCCTAGCGTCGTTGTTGTCTGCTGCTCTGCTAGTGCTTGCCGCTGCTATTTTCTGCTAGTTGTTGCTGCCCGTAGTTGCCTTGCTGCTACTAATTACTATAGGTATGGCTAGCTTTATGAATTTTACATTGAGTAACCCCCTGGGCAGCCCCTAAACTATGGTTAAACAACTATTAACAAAGCTTAGAAAAATATGAGTAGAAAGTATACTGGACAAACTTCATTTTATCCCATTGGACCAAGTCATTTCGATGCATGGTTTAAATCCTACAAAAATCACAAAATGCTAAGTTCTGTTAAGTGAAAAACTGGAAAACAGCTTTATTTTAGTAGCTACTTTAGAGCTGTTGATGATCAAGGTAATGAACTCTAATATGGATGTAATTGGTACCAACATGTAGATCACAGAAAAATGCTCAAAATTGATATAAGGCACAAAATCATAGGAGGTACAGATCCATAGTTGTAGCATTTTGAAAACAGCTAAAAGATGTTTAAAACTGGTGGATTCTCAGACTTGGTAGAATTTCAGGGATTTTCAGAATATTATTTAATCTTTGAAAAATcttataaaataatccgtaactcggatgaaaaagttttctacatgaaagttgctcagaacgacgagacgaatcggAATACGCTCTCCGTTCATCCGTCACgtgcccctagcatagcgaacatgcaaccgtCCCCCTCCTTTTCacctgtccgaaaatgccaaacttcgggaaaacatttccggatgttatcccccttcgccggtatcgtgcAACACTGCGTTAGATCACCCCTAGCTTTGGTTGTTGACttgtcatgcatctgtttgctctgtatttactgtttcttccccctcttctctccggtagaccccgagaccgctgttgatgcctctatgatcgactacgtcatcgacgacccttcttccctttcagcggagcttccaggcaagcccccctttgatcatcccgaaaTCGCCCATtctattctctcatgcttgcattagattttgctactgttattgtttgctcctattctaatgcatagcatgcttttgtaacctgctcattgtaccttacctgcttatcctaaactacttagtataggttggttagtgatccatcagtgacctccaccttgtccttgttgcccctgcttcatcatcgatgactcgatcaaTGTGATCGACGActagagcccgacacctcacatcacatcatgccccttttgttgctcgactctgcagagctactatcgagtgccgagggtgatccctcataacgcactcctgatgataattttgtagtgtagctattcgatcgtggtcatcgagggtgatttcctctttcaccattcccgatacggctgtgtcgtgcaacacctcaagtgtgaacctcgagggtggtccctcttacattcaccttgatgattacattgagtggaatccaccgggggtgattcctcgggttttcccttgatgtctggacacacagttaccttgactttacttgagaccgttgtgaaagccgggcgggcccggagagtacccgtgcgatgtgacggtggcggctggctgtttagcggtatcacccaggaggggtgatagctccggacttgtcccgacaACCGTCACTACTTTAATTGTTAATGCACTAACATGTTTGGGTGTTTGTTCTgaattggcctttggcctttacgcactaaccaccacgcgagaatagatatgggcctcgacgtcgcagtatcagccgaagctttgtcagacgtccagttcagcattgcggcacggctgGGCCGGCACCATCCTGTAATGGCGGAGCCTGGTCCGCCCTGctcgcaacgacccggagtgcaacgggcgatgggcccagaccccggagtgcttaggatgtagaccggcagggacctctctgctgagcctaggtagggctacgacgtgttgatcttccgaggccgagcattgaccccagaaaggtgcgtccggccagagtgatcgagcgtgttggaaaacgtggtgcacccctgcagggaagacatatattcgaataccgtgtccacggtaatggacgttcagacttgtatcctgatcttatacaactagaaatggatacttgatatgtgatggatatgttggctccgggattgctttctcgcagggagtcgaggaaggatctctgggcattaatgctacaacatgcttgttaaatataaactgctattctttactcttctatatgctgcaagatgcttggagctgcttgaagatgctagtcttcgataggctaggcctttctccctattctggcattctgcagttcagtccacagatacaacccttccatttgataccaatgcatacttagtacaGATTtaatgcttgcgagtactttggatgagtactcatggttgctttgctcccccttttcccccttccttgttctttctggttgttgcaaccagatggtggatccctggagccagatgccaccgccgacggatactactacgtggaggccgccgaagaccaggagtagttaggaggtcccaggcaggaggccttgcctcttcgatcgttgttgcttttgtgtttgccttcttaaggcagtcttgtctaactttatgtctgtactcagatattgttgcttccgctgactcttgtgtatcgagcttctattcgagccctcgaggcccctggcttctaatataaagcttgtactatttttatttgtgtctagagttgtgttgtgatatcttcccgtgagtccctgatcttggtcgtacacatttgcatgcataattagtgtacggtcgaatcgggggcgtcacaagttggtatcagagccgactgcctgtaggaaccccctttccaactccttggccaaagttgagtctagtctttgaatttttttttactaacatggctgtgtggcttacggccccacgtcgccattgggtggtattaggatcttttactcctcgtctatactctgggactctgatctctcttctattcgggttaaatgatttgctaactctaacattaggatcttgTGATCACATCCATCCGGAGGTTTGTGTTACCACTTTCTCGAATTTTGGGCCAAGATCGGCTTGTCAATGTTCACTGACTGCAGGATTCTCTTATCGAGGGCACCCTGCGTCGCCATTTGCAAATCCCTCACTCTAGTGGTTTTCCCCGCCGCTGGTGTAGCCTTTGCTATGCCCCGTTGTTGAATCCCTCCATCGCGTGGATGCACATCGCCTAGTATGTCTGCGATGTTTCTCTTGTCCGAACTCTTATGAACATCATGTAATTGGCCTCGCATATGTATCGGTATGTCTTTAATGACTACTGCCTTATACATACTGCGCCTTTGCCCATTGCTCTAGTAACATCATGAGTGACTCCATACACTTGCTCCACCCTTTGCTGAACTACCCCCTGTTGCATTTAAGCAAGATGGTTAGACCCGCTGGTCATGGCCACCCGAATACATGGTCGGAATGATACATCAGTTGAGCTGAATTGCTAGTTCATGGAAGGAGTTGTGGCCCAGTTCCCTCGTCCCAATATGAATCAGCAACACCGCCCCAGTGACTCTGTAAGACTTTGCACGTCTCAACCCTGTCCTCTACCTCAGCTCAACTCAGCCCtttgatgctgatgactggctccgtgacctCCCTTTCGagttggagtctgctgatgtagcccctgccaacTATGTCACCTTCATGGCTTATTACCTGAAAGGTCCTGCTGCTCAATGGTGGGATATCACAGGCGTTCCTTACCTATTGGAACCGCCATCGCTTGCCCGAAATTCCAAGTTGCATtctgcgggccaatgtcgaaccaCCATGGTTAGTCACAACTTCCCCGTTGAACTTGAAGGGCTGGAATTCCATGTTTTTCCCATTGTTTTGAAGTCATCCAGTATtgacctcattctgggaatggaatGGTTGAAATCGCATACCGCTTCTACCATTTGCTCCACTTAAACCATCCATCTACTACATCCATCAAATGAGATAGTAAGttaccatgctcatcttgtttgaaATGCCGAAGCATGGATTTATTCATTGAACGCGTAAATGCTTCTCCTCTTGTGAGAATTGTAAAAGTTCCAGACGTTTGTGAATTCCAAGGTGTCTTTCTAGAAGAACTACCCAGTCCATGACCTTGAACTTGCTGCAGTTAAGTTTGCACTGAAATTGTGGCAACATTTCCTTCTTgataatcgttgcgagatctttaCCGATCATCAAAGTCTGAAGTAGTTGTTTAATCAGCTAGATCTGGATCTCCGTCAGCAGCGATGTATGGAGACAATTACACACTATGACTATGGTATTTCTTATACCCCTGGCAAGGCTAATCATGGCCGATGCCCTGAGTCGCAAGTCTTATCGCAACAACCACATGGCTTATAAAGCTCACCCCTGCAAGATGATCTCTCTTACAGAGAGCATCCGATCCGCGTTCTCGTTCAAACTGAACATCGCACCCGTCTGAAGGGTATCCAATTTCTAAAAGTCCAGTGGTAAAATCATTCTGAAGATGGAGCCACTTGGAAACGCGAGGATCGTCTTCATGATGAATACCCCTCTTTGTTTTcgtctacctcctaaatctcgggacgagatttcttgtagtggaggagaattgtaatgcccggataattaagctacagtaatcccctgctaatgatgccatgtcatcattTTCACTGTTGCAAAATCCCCCTTGATTCAAtccggttcaaattcaaattcaaattaaagtcAAATTTCAAAATTCTGAAACATGCAAACTAAAAAGTTCATAGTGTAGCATATATTCCATAACTAATTATGGTGGTGAGCCAACATTTTATAAAGTGGTTTAATGCCCTAAACTAATAAAAACAGTGCTAGAACAACATATTTAAATGCCTTCCCATTTATGAAAAATTCAAACAAACTCAAAAGCCTCCCTAACTTTTGTGGTAGTGCCAAATATTGCAATGTATTTATGTGGCCAAGTTCCACATTTTTACAAAGACCAATTGGCACGTCAAAATATTGCAAAcagaataaaaataaaataaaaagaaaaggccTAACTACTATGTGTTAATGGGCTCTAGTGCCATTATGCACTTTGGCCCGTCTAACAACTTTGGCCCAGCCCAACCCCCACACCCGCGGTCGATCCCCTCCCCTCACTGTGCCTCCGACCCGTCGCTATAGGGGCAAGACCCCGCCGGATCACCTCGCCGGCGATGCCCCGAGGGGATAAGGCCGAGCCCCCTCGGCCTCGTCAGCTTCCACCACCCCCCTCCCCCGCGCAGATATTTCCCTCTCTCCCTCGGTCACTCCCTCTCCCCAGATCCCTTTCTCCCTCCCCCATCGAGCGCGTTCGCCGTCGGCCACCTCGCCTCGACGTGGCCACCGCCCTCCCTGCGCCAAGCCGACGTGCCCACGAGCTCCACCTCGTCCTCCGCTCCTTCTCCGTCGAACCACGGGACCCGAAGCGCTCCACAACGCCGACGACAGCATCATCTTCCACCTTCGGACGCGTCGGAGCTCGCCGTCGACCCACGCCGCCCCGAGCACCTCGAGTCGTCCCCGGGCCTTGTCTGCAACGGCCGTGAGCCCTCGatcctcctccctctctccccggCCTCTCCTCGTAGCCGTACCTCGCCCCCTACGCACTCGCGCTTCCGCCGCTGTGGACGAGCTCGTCGGCATGGCCCCTGTGGCCGCAGCCCGCACCCGAGCCCGCTTGCGTGCTCCGTACCTCCGGCCGCACCCAACGCACGCGCTCGCTCACCCCCACTACCCCGGTCCGTCCCGACGCGCCGCGTCCACCCCTGCGCCCGACGTGCGTGtgtcctgctgctgctgctctggtgGCCTACTACTGCTGCTAGTGCCGCCCCTCGCACCGCGTGCGCCTGCTGCCGCGGACACCGTCGCTTGCCGCTGTTACCCACGGCCACTGCCGCAGCCCCGCGACGCCGCTGCCCCCTGCAGGTCGCCACGTCTCGCTGCagtcgccgcctcgcctgcccCTAGCCGCGCTGTCGTTGCTCTCTTCTGCTGGCCCATCCGTGCGCGTGCTCGCGCAGGCCCGCGCGTGCAGGCCATGCCCCACACCTACGCCGCTGGCTCGCCGGCCATGCCCGGGGCATGCCCTGCTGCTTCTTGCCGTTCTCCGCCTTGCCGTAGCTCCCCGCCCGTGACTTGCCTAGCGTCGTTGTTGTCTGCTGCTCTGCTAGTGCTTGCCGCTGCTATTTTCTGCTAGTTGCTGCTGCCCGTAGTTGCCTTGCTGCTGCTAATTACTGTAGGTATGGCTAGCTTTATGAATTTTACATTGAGTAACCCCCTGGGCAGCCCCTAAACTACGGTTAAACAACTATTAACAAAGCTTAAAAAAATATGAGTAGAAAGTATACTGGACAAACTTCATTTTATCCCACTGGACCAAGTCACTTTGATGCATGGTTTAAATCCTACAAAAATCACAAAATGCTAAGTTATGTTAAGTGAAAAACTGGAAAGAGCTGTTGATGATCAAGCTAATGAACTCTAATATGGATGTAATTGGTACCAACATGTAGATCACAGAAAAATGCTCAAAATTGATATAAGGCACAAAATCAGATCCATAGTTGTAGCATTTTGAAAACAGCTAAAAGATGTTTAAAACTGGCGGATTCTCGGACTTCGTAGAATTTCAGGGATTTTCAGAATATTATTTAATCTTTGAAAAATcttataaaataatccgtaactcggatgaaaaagttttctacatgaaagttgctcagaacgacgagacgaatcggAATACACTCTCCGTTCATCCATCACgtgcccctagcatagcgaacatgcaaccgtCCCCCTCCTTTTCACCTGTCCGGAAATGCCAAACTTTGGGAAAACATTTtcggatgttatcccccttcgccggtatcgtgcAACACTGTGTTAGATCACCCCTAGCTTTGGTTGTTGACttgtcatgcatctgtttgctctgtatttactgtttcttccccctcttctctccggtagaccccgagaccgctattgatgcccctgtgatcgactacatcatcgacgacccttcttccctttcagcagagcttcctggcaagccccccctttgatcatcccgaaaTCGCCCATtctattctctcatgcttgcattagattttgctactgttattgtttgctcctattctaatgcatagcatgcttttgtaacctgctcattgtaccttacctgcttatcctaaactacttagtataggttggttagtgatccatcagtgacctccaccttgtccttgttgcccctgcttcatcatcgatgactcgatcaatgtgatcgacgaccagagcccgacacctcacatcacatcatgccccttttgttgctcgactctgcagagctactatcgagtgccgagggtgatccctcataacgcactcctgatgataattttgtagtgtagctattcgatcgtggtcatcgagggtgatttcctctttcaccattcccgatacggctgtgttgtgcaacacctcaagtgtgaacctcgagggtggtccctcttacattcaccttgatgattacattgagtggaatccaccgggggtgattcctcgggttttcccttgatgtctggacacacagttaccttgactttacttgagaccgttgtgaaagccgggcgggcccggagagtacccgtgcgatgtgacggtggcggctggctgtttagcggtatcacccaggaggggtgatagctccggacttgtcccgacaACCGTCACTACTTTAATTGTTAATGCACTAACATGTTTGGGTGTTTGTTCTgaattggcctttggcctttacgcactaaccaccacgcgagaatagatatgggcctcgacgtcgcagtatcagccgaagctttgtcagacgtccagttcagcattgcggcacggctgGGCCGGCACCATCCTGTAATGGCGGAGCCTGGTCCGCCCTG contains:
- the LOC109779247 gene encoding hydroquinone glucosyltransferase, with the translated sequence MESFTNTAPTPPKAPQRPHVVLLPSPGAGHLIPMAELARRLVELGFSATILTFTNLSAPVDADRLTPCLPASVAVAALPAVQMDDLPANVHEGRVLAELARRSLPNIRTLVHSINSTTLLAAVVLDFLCPMALPIAAELGVPGYIFFPSNLAMVALTRHIVELHEGAAPGEYRDVAVPLELPGGVSLCGADIPDAFRASFTNPRYAKLVELVRSYRLADGILVNTFYEMELGTAEAFKRLEQAAGAFFFPPVFPVGPFVRRPDPDEAAAGASSPCLEWLDRQPVGSVVYVAFGSGGALPVEQTAELAAGLEASGQRFLWVVRMPSLDGGNGHCRGDGDYDDPLTWLPKGFLERTRGRGLAVAAWAPQVRVLSHPATAVFVSHCGWNSTLESVGCGVPMLAWPLYAEQGMNAVILEEKLGVALRVPPAREDDRCLVTRHEIATAVKELVEGGQKLRRRAESLQKAAAGAWSPEGPSRRALEEVAVKLKAALGREK